In the genome of Microtus pennsylvanicus isolate mMicPen1 chromosome X, mMicPen1.hap1, whole genome shotgun sequence, the window TTGGAAATATTTATGGGGACCTttaaagttggactaaatgcatttttcttttctcttcttttttttgagctctacattttttttctgctcccctccctgcctctccacttcccccttcaatcctccatcaaggtccccaagctcccaatgtactcaggagatcttgtctttttctatttcccatgtagattagatctatgtaagtcttattagtgtcctcattgttgtctaggttctctggaattgtggtttgtaggctggttttctttgctttatgtttaaaaaccacctatgagtgaatacatgaaTACATTTTATACCACGACATGGTGGTGAGCCTATGAGGAGGAAGGGATTGAAGGTTGTGGCTGAACAGTGGTGTGATTGGGCGTCATGTGGGCAAGGGGCAGAGTTGTGACAGCTAGAGCTGTCAGCTTGGCAATGGAGAAAGCTGAGGACTTGCACTGCACTcatctctttttattattgaggATGTTATGTGACGAGCTGCGGCAAAGTCCTGCGGTGATGGAGCATCCTCTTGAAGCttgagataaaataaaccctctccctTAAGTTGTTCTCCTAAGGGAGTTCTATCACAGCAATCGGGAAAGAAACTAAGGCAGGGAAAGTGAAATAACTCTTTCTTGATAGCCAGAAGACTGGAATCATGAAGATCCATGTTCCATTTCCTGGCTTGTTTATCCCTTTCAAAACTTGCATTCTTTGCTACTTACAGtgacataaacacatacacatatgtatgtaaacataGATACTTCTATGTAAACacactgaatatataatatacttcTTTACATAGCAGATGGCATGTTCGATTATAAGATAAATATCCATTTTGTGCATGAATAGTTAAAGATAATCAGCAGTAAAAGTTATCCAAATCATGTAAAATGATCtgaaaaccaattttaaaatacCAACATGTTATATGTTGCACTATCTGGAAAACCCTGACACTATTTGGTTATTTGAAAGCATAATCAATAGTGACTAATCTCAATTATTTTCTTAACCAACGACTTACatcttatatacatataaataagctacaattcacaacagtttggacaatgaagaatttttttttattctgtctcaACCTTGGCTGTCGTCAAATCTACTCAACAAGTTCATTTTGCTGATTTTCCTTGCAAATACATCTCTTATTGCCATTCGAAGCTTGATCGTTGAtggtaaataaaaatcaaaataccaGTTTCTTCTGATTTGCTTTGACAAATTCATTGTTGGATGTGgattttttcttcagaaatgtattaaaataaagtGCAGATGGAATTGAGTCCTCTGTGATGGTGCTAGACTCCtaagaattttcattttgttgttggtcATCTTAACTACATTTACAGCACAGCCTTCAAGTTAATGAATCAATCAATGTTTGTAAGCTGCTTCTATGGTCTAATAATTGACAAGATCACACATGTTCTATATTTTCTGATGGTACAAACAgaaaattgaagaatatatataaGGGGAAGCTTAAAATTATATCATCTAACTTCATTACAATTTGTTCCTCGTTATGTTCTAAGGTAACAATTTTGTGACCAGTTGTTTTACTGAATGTTACTTTCCCGTTGGAATCAAAACACACCACCGTTGTTTTGAACACTATGTTTCGTACATGTTTTAAACAACATCCATCATACCGCTGACGACTTTCCCTAAAAATGATGTGACGGTTGGTAAAGGTGACTCTTATAGGGAAACTAAACCTAAAATGTGACCACTTCCAGGAGTATTTACCATCTCTCCTAATCATTGTACCACATCTCATGCCGCAGTCTTCGAGTTCTTCACTGATGATTCGTGGCCCTATTTCCCTCTCTTCTTGTTCTTGAAGCAAAGCCAGCCATTGCTGTTTATAAATGGGTGTCAGCCATTCTAAAGGTATTAGACGATCTTGTTCAAGAGTAGCTGTGTCATTCAGACCACAGATGATATGTTGAAacctcagttttttaaaaattggctgaAATATTAGTCCTTCTTCACTTTCAAGAAAACTGATGTTATCAATGCGTTTCATGTGCCTGTAAAGCCAGGTGTCGGACTTAGTTAACATCTGCCTCACTGTGCCTTTCCAGGATGgattaaaataaaggaatatcCACTGTTTCAGGGTGGTGTAGATGTCCATTTCCTTTTGCATAACTAGTAAATCAGGTGAAGAAATAAGAAGATACATGAGCTTTGTATCAATTTCCCTGTAAAGTTCAACAGTTGGATGAGTCATCAAGTTGCTGAGAAGCCAGTCAAAGCAGCGTGTCTTTATAGATTTCAGTCCAtatgtttctgctgctgtgtagTATGAGCACACGGTTTCCCTAGTGATGTTGCTGTTCATGATCTCTTTACATTGCCGGATGACATGCTCCACCTGAAGCAGGCATGCTGCTGCCAAAATGTGAGGTGCTCGTCGGGGTGGTATTGGCAAGTCCTCGTCCCTGTAAAATGACCCAAACATAAAGTGCAAGGAGCCGACATCTATATCCTTGTTCTTAATCTGCAGGTCAACAACACCACTGTGGGGTTCTTTCCAAGTATCTTTTAGCATCTTAGCAAAGAAGGGTGACTGACATAAAAATGCTTTGTGTAGAGGCCATTCTACTTCAAGTGCACGGATTCGAATGTCGGTATCCTTCCCGTCCAAAAATAAATTTTCGTATGCATACTTAGATGAAAGCTTCGGTTTTTTCCTGTAGACGATGCCAAAAAGTTGCTGTAGGTTGACTGCCTGGTTCCGAGATTCGTGGATGTTAGGGGTTGGTGCCACAGAGTCCCAAATACCCCATTTGCGCTTGCGACTGCCAGAGATGTAACTGGGACCTGGATCTGCGTTGTCTTCTGGCTGAGCTGACTCTGCCAAGCCAGAATCACTGCTCAAACTGCTGTGGCTGTTTAGAAGCCCCATTGATGAAGTCACCCAGCACCTCTCAAAGAGACTCGCAGAAGCTTCTCTGCCATGGCATTGCTGACAGGTCGGTGTCAGCCAGTACTGCCTAGGCTAGCTGAATTTCTCTAGCTCAGGCTCAAACGTCACAGAGCAGACAGGCACTCATTCGTCATTGTCTACTATTGCCCTACTGGAGCAGTGGCCCCGCCCCCTGGCAACAGGCCCCTTTAAAACTATGAAGTGTGATCTAGCTTCTCCCTACTTCaacttccctccttctccttcctctctccttccctcctcctctcccttcccttctacctaatttccttcttttttcctttcttcttttcctttccccattctcctcctttcctctgccccctccttttcctccatggtttctaaACGGGTCACACTATGGTGTTGACGATGACCTCACTCAAATAGTCAAAaccacctgcctcagtcttttAAGTCGAATCTTCTTTCCATAAAGATAATGACCATGTCAAAGCTATCATGATGAGTGTTAAAGATTGTACGTATTCCAACTTCCACCCCTGGGGTGCGATAGATCACTTCCTGTCAGTAGTATTGATGTAATATTTACCAACAGCTCTTAGCAATTCAAATGGTAACCACTCTTATTGCTTATTTTATTAGTCAGTTTTGATTACTCTAAAAGAAGAGTATTGCTTTCATGTAtgtaatagtatatatatatatatatatatatatatatatatatatatccaaaattTCTGTGTATGCTTTGCCTTGTctatattgatttaaaaatattttgtttacttaAGGTTCCTTATACATCcagttattttattaatgtgtatatgtatgcatttttttatgtttttgtttgacaGATTTGCCTTTGCCTATTAAGTGACTATGGGACTCTTTTAAATAAACTCCAATTCCTTCAAAACCAagcaaatttttaattatttgtttttatgtttcagGGAATCCCCCCTCAACTGAAATAAGACAAATAtctgtcatgttttctttttcaattttagtAGTAAAATTGAACTTATTTTTTATAACTAAATATTAACACTTTACCATTTAGTGgattctcatattttaaaatcacaggGCATTTTACAAAAGAGTGTATTTACTGTAAGCcagtttattttttcaaacagaaaaaggTTTAACTATGTTCATGTACACATAGAGTAAATGCAGAcattaatacaataaaatttaccAGAGACTGTCTTTGAAAGTTGGCGGTATGGGCCATATCAGGCCCACACCCATACAGGATAGACTCTGTCATGTTTTTCATCCTTTTTACTTGCAGATTGTGTGAGTTGGGCTTTCTTATCTAGTGTCGTGTCTGTCGTGACTTTTCAAAGCCCACCAATCTCATAGTGACAGGCATGTGCAATGACAATTAAATGCCCAAGTTATTTTTACACAATAGTTTTTGTCTATTTACTAACTATCACAAAACGAGCAATGAATGCAGTGTTTGTCAGATGTTATTTGTGGAATCAGTAACTCACATTTCACCCCATTTTCAAATATCAAACTATTCTTTTACTTGTTTTGGTATTGCTTACAATTGACAACTCAAAATTGTTTGCATAGATGGATTGAAATGTGGATACAAGATGGAATAGTTAAATAAAGTCAATTTAACATATTGATCATCTTAACATTTTTGTGATAATATACTCAAAATATATGCTGTCCATTACTTGTAAAAAATACAGTGTGTTTTATTGACATTTCCTTGTACAAGCGCAAGGATAGTTTTATGCCCTGCTTCCTAGAAGCTGAGAAGAATAAAGggttgataattttaaaaagcataaagaaCTTAATTCTTTTAGTCTGCATGCATTTTCAAAACTGCTTTGAAGACATTTGCTTTGATCTAGGACATGCCACCTTTCCTAGATTTGTTTATAAGCTCTCCACCTAAACTTGTTAATTCTCTATCCATATGATGGGTTTCAGAGGTAATAAGATGTTTTGTTAACTATCCTGCTTGCTCTTTGTCATCTCTTCTTATAACTGATTTTGGTCATATCTATGTAGTTTTCATAGATCAGAATGGCCTTTTTATTTCTACTGTTAGTTTACAGGAATAATTCGCGAGGATACTGAAGATCCCACCACACTAAACGTCATTAGGGACTGTGCTCCAAAAATGTTAATATCAGGTTTGGCTTATAGAGGCACCATAGGCCTTTTACCCCATCCAAGGGTCACctcttttattcttcatttattgatttttgtgttgGGTCTTTCTTCTCTAATATGTTCCCAGAAAAGGCTTAAGTTGTGAAAATATTGACACTCTTATTGACTCTTTATACAGTCACAAATATCCATCCATGAGGAAAGTTTGATCAGAGATGGGTAGAAAAATGGGTGACATTAGGGTAATTAAAGTGTTAACTAAAGCTaaggatacattttaaaaagttgtatgtAAACTTATTGCTTTATAATCTCATTCAGAACATGTAAGTTACAAAAGAGAGGTTTAGAAGGTAGACATCCTATATGTCTACATAATGCTGCTTCTGAAAGCCAagcaaaacacatcaaaaaattcagTGCCAGATATGAGATACTTCCACATAAATTGTTGGTCAGGAAGTTCCCAGAAGTCTCCAAAACAAACCAGGTTAATGCCACTCTTTTTCTTTGCCCACCATAACTAGTTCTGCTTTTAAAGACAAAACACACTTGGTCACAAATTGTCGAGAAATCAGGCTGGAATGAAACTTCCTTCCTGTCATTTAAGTCACACAGGAGTGGAATTGCTATGCAGGATGCTGGCAGAGTAACGGAATTTACGTTCTTACCCAGACA includes:
- the LOC142840534 gene encoding germ cell-less protein-like 2, whose translation is MGLLNSHSSLSSDSGLAESAQPEDNADPGPSYISGSRKRKWGIWDSVAPTPNIHESRNQAVNLQQLFGIVYRKKPKLSSKYAYENLFLDGKDTDIRIRALEVEWPLHKAFLCQSPFFAKMLKDTWKEPHSGVVDLQIKNKDIDVGSLHFMFGSFYRDEDLPIPPRRAPHILAAACLLQVEHVIRQCKEIMNSNITRETVCSYYTAAETYGLKSIKTRCFDWLLSNLMTHPTVELYREIDTKLMYLLISSPDLLVMQKEMDIYTTLKQWIFLYFNPSWKGTVRQMLTKSDTWLYRHMKRIDNISFLESEEGLIFQPIFKKLRFQHIICGLNDTATLEQDRLIPLEWLTPIYKQQWLALLQEQEEREIGPRIISEELEDCGMRCGTMIRRDGKYSWKWSHFRFSFPIRVTFTNRHIIFRESRQRYDGCCLKHVRNIVFKTTVVCFDSNGKVTFSKTTGHKIVTLEHNEEQIVMKLDDIILSFPLYIFFNFLFVPSENIEHV